The following proteins come from a genomic window of Oceanispirochaeta sp. M1:
- a CDS encoding sigma-54-dependent Fis family transcriptional regulator — protein MDQDAQFSLERFFRSSINIQKASPEERACTSIQRYYDSGVMTIPPVLTGSDYTVSWDFSDPEVVSEMTAGKMAHLVFCSRIITDQEEIRTDNERNHYLRQVLEVIADESEKGIVLLRKEDSLLYENPMARKWRLSERFFNYCAESGDNNIETSESYTILLGGTSPLKIRLYNYYSGKTFIGRLILANPFSGETTVGIDTTIRKTSGFQKIIGDSPQLKHCINIARRAAVTDSSILIRGESGTGKEQFAKAIHNVSLRKEYPFIAINCAAIPEPLLESELFGYEKGAFTGADSGGRKGKLEMAHGGTVFLDEIGDMTPALQAKLLRVIQTREFEPLGGHRTIRADVRFISATHKNLEQYIENSLFRSDLYYRLNVIPLVLPALKDHKEEVEKLAHYFIRKYAISTGSFKYLSHQAMESLKNYNWPGNIRELENAIQYCMTITPGELIDNEDLPPTILFHPQIKMPHEHSKRKRRKNRISYEELVTLLQKYGNTTKGKKAMAEYLGISLATLYRKLAEEDL, from the coding sequence ATGGATCAGGACGCACAATTCTCTCTGGAACGATTTTTTAGAAGCAGTATTAACATTCAAAAGGCTTCTCCTGAAGAGAGAGCCTGTACATCGATTCAAAGGTACTATGATTCAGGAGTTATGACGATTCCTCCCGTTTTGACTGGATCCGATTACACAGTATCCTGGGATTTTTCTGATCCAGAAGTTGTCTCTGAAATGACAGCCGGAAAGATGGCTCATCTGGTTTTCTGCAGCCGTATAATCACAGATCAGGAAGAGATCAGAACTGACAATGAAAGAAACCATTACTTGAGACAGGTCCTTGAAGTAATTGCAGATGAAAGCGAGAAAGGGATTGTACTTCTCCGGAAAGAGGACTCCCTTTTATATGAGAATCCTATGGCCCGAAAATGGCGTTTATCCGAAAGATTTTTTAATTACTGCGCCGAATCAGGTGATAACAATATTGAAACATCCGAAAGTTACACAATACTCCTGGGCGGTACATCACCTCTAAAAATCCGCCTATATAACTACTACAGCGGAAAAACCTTTATTGGTCGTCTAATATTGGCCAACCCTTTCTCAGGAGAAACCACGGTTGGTATTGATACCACCATAAGAAAAACATCTGGATTTCAAAAAATCATCGGGGACAGCCCTCAGCTGAAACACTGTATCAACATTGCCAGAAGAGCCGCGGTTACTGATTCATCCATATTGATTAGAGGTGAAAGCGGAACGGGAAAGGAGCAATTTGCCAAAGCAATCCATAATGTTTCACTCCGAAAAGAATATCCATTCATTGCTATCAATTGTGCTGCAATCCCTGAGCCACTTCTGGAAAGTGAACTTTTCGGATATGAAAAAGGAGCATTCACCGGAGCAGATTCAGGAGGAAGGAAAGGAAAACTGGAAATGGCCCATGGTGGGACTGTTTTTCTGGATGAAATAGGTGATATGACTCCTGCACTTCAGGCAAAACTGCTTAGAGTAATCCAAACCAGGGAGTTTGAACCTCTGGGAGGTCACCGGACCATCAGGGCCGATGTCCGCTTTATCAGTGCTACTCATAAGAACCTGGAGCAGTATATCGAAAACAGCCTTTTCAGAAGCGATCTCTATTACAGACTTAATGTTATTCCCCTAGTCCTTCCGGCCTTGAAAGACCATAAGGAAGAAGTAGAAAAGCTGGCCCACTACTTCATCCGCAAATATGCTATTTCAACAGGTTCGTTTAAATACCTCTCCCATCAGGCGATGGAATCACTTAAAAACTATAATTGGCCGGGTAATATCAGAGAACTGGAAAATGCCATTCAATACTGCATGACCATAACTCCGGGTGAGCTGATTGATAACGAGGATCTGCCCCCCACAATTCTGTTTCATCCTCAAATTAAAATGCCTCATGAACATAGTAAGCGGAAACGAAGGAAGAACCGCATCTCCTATGAAGAGCTTGTCACTCTTCTTCAAAAATACGGAAATACAACTAAAGGGAAAAAAGCTATGGCGGAGTACTTAGGCATAAGCCTGGCTACACTTTACCGAAAACTGGCAGAGGAGGATCTGTAA
- a CDS encoding DUF917 domain-containing protein, whose product MQIIDETWVRPLYYGSLLTSCGGGEQLEILIQLLTDRLRESKVPLLDINELEKGHEYATVGIMGSMMEAHNSTGNEGIRVLERFADENQCRIDGLFTIEAASINVLYPLLLASIRKTPLIDGDCMARAFPEFQMTTAQSAGIQMTPLSLMTPKGDYFTFDDLDNLLFEVKSREIVSEEAGVAYFAGFKAIEETLKKCLIPGTITFLYRIGCCFLNTKSYGELLEKMMDVSKNSQYGSIVELFIGTVKDRPVRTENHWQEMSIEGVGNYKNSRFSILVQNEYLIGLRDKNVAAMVPDLICLIDINTLRIISQHEINRGMKVAVLSIPAPVRLKSQSMLDLIGPKCFGYNNEYIPLERLYESYYF is encoded by the coding sequence ATGCAGATAATCGATGAAACCTGGGTTAGACCTCTCTATTACGGCTCTCTTCTTACCAGCTGCGGTGGAGGTGAACAATTGGAAATTCTGATTCAACTCCTTACAGACAGACTGAGAGAATCCAAGGTACCACTTCTGGATATCAATGAACTTGAAAAGGGGCATGAATATGCAACAGTCGGAATTATGGGCAGTATGATGGAAGCCCATAATTCCACTGGAAACGAAGGGATTCGGGTTCTTGAAAGATTTGCCGACGAAAACCAGTGCAGGATTGATGGCCTATTTACGATAGAAGCAGCCAGTATTAATGTCCTCTACCCACTCCTGCTGGCATCCATCAGGAAAACTCCTCTTATTGACGGAGATTGTATGGCCAGAGCATTCCCCGAATTTCAAATGACAACAGCCCAGTCAGCAGGTATTCAAATGACCCCCCTCTCCTTAATGACGCCCAAGGGTGATTATTTTACTTTCGATGACCTGGATAACCTCCTGTTTGAAGTAAAGTCCCGGGAAATTGTCAGTGAAGAAGCTGGGGTTGCCTATTTTGCCGGGTTCAAGGCAATTGAAGAGACCCTCAAAAAATGTCTGATCCCCGGGACAATCACCTTCCTGTACCGGATCGGGTGCTGCTTCCTTAATACAAAATCCTATGGCGAACTGCTGGAGAAAATGATGGATGTATCCAAAAACTCCCAATATGGAAGCATTGTCGAACTATTTATCGGCACAGTTAAAGACAGACCGGTCAGAACAGAAAACCACTGGCAGGAAATGAGCATTGAAGGAGTGGGAAACTATAAAAACTCCCGATTTTCTATCTTAGTTCAAAACGAATACCTTATCGGATTAAGAGATAAGAATGTTGCCGCAATGGTTCCAGACCTTATATGTCTTATAGATATTAATACACTCCGGATCATATCCCAACATGAAATTAACAGAGGAATGAAAGTCGCCGTACTCAGTATCCCTGCTCCGGTACGTTTAAAGAGCCAGTCAATGCTTGATCTGATCGGGCCAAAATGCTTCGGCTATAACAATGAATACATCCCTCTGGAGCGCCTATATGAGTCATATTACTTCTAG
- a CDS encoding sensor histidine kinase: MGYLSDYFRILNDEVDRRVETETRLRESLSEKDLLLSEINHRVRNNLGIISSLIQLQANRVDNSLFSDEFEKLRQRVLSISLVHEQLFMENQPLVLDIRNYLESLVSNILNTTDEYDIELVFNKPSSKMILSCDKVLHLGLLVQEIVMNSIKHAFSISGKGILSLNLKEEDEYFSVAIHDNGKGFDPDKVVHGLGSRLIESLSLSLDSHYSWDCNEGCHFIIRFPHDYTES, translated from the coding sequence ATGGGGTATTTAAGCGACTACTTCCGTATATTGAACGATGAAGTAGACAGGAGGGTCGAAACAGAAACTCGTTTGAGGGAAAGTCTTTCTGAAAAAGACCTTTTACTGAGTGAGATCAATCATAGAGTCAGGAATAATCTTGGAATTATCAGCAGTCTTATTCAACTGCAGGCAAATAGAGTAGATAATTCGTTATTTTCAGATGAGTTTGAGAAACTCAGGCAGAGAGTTTTATCCATATCACTTGTCCATGAGCAGCTGTTTATGGAAAATCAACCTCTTGTTCTGGATATCAGAAACTATCTGGAATCTCTAGTTTCTAATATACTGAACACCACTGATGAGTACGATATTGAGCTTGTTTTCAATAAACCTTCATCTAAGATGATTTTAAGTTGTGATAAAGTATTGCATTTGGGACTGCTTGTACAGGAAATTGTGATGAACAGTATAAAACACGCCTTTTCTATTTCAGGTAAAGGCATCCTGAGTCTGAACTTAAAAGAAGAAGATGAATATTTTTCAGTTGCAATCCATGACAATGGAAAAGGTTTTGATCCCGATAAAGTTGTTCATGGTTTAGGTTCTCGTTTAATTGAATCTCTTTCTTTAAGCCTTGATAGTCATTATAGTTGGGATTGTAATGAGGGATGTCATTTTATTATAAGATTTCCTCATGACTATACAGAATCCTGA